The Sulfolobus acidocaldarius DSM 639 genome has a window encoding:
- a CDS encoding OB-fold nucleic acid binding domain-containing protein, whose product MVDKVNSLKPGMENVNITVRVIEASEPRVIQTKNGTRTISEAVVGDETGRIKLTLWGNLAGTIKSGSVIKIANAWTTAYKGKVQLNAGSKSNVSEAEDNNIPEAESIPETTPSAGEYRGGGRGGRRFGGRRGGFRPRRESEGEEDE is encoded by the coding sequence ATGGTAGACAAGGTAAATAGTTTAAAACCTGGAATGGAAAACGTAAATATAACTGTTAGAGTAATAGAAGCAAGCGAGCCAAGAGTTATACAAACAAAGAATGGGACAAGAACCATAAGCGAAGCAGTTGTTGGAGATGAAACAGGTAGAATAAAACTAACTTTATGGGGAAATCTTGCTGGAACTATTAAATCTGGTTCTGTGATAAAAATTGCAAATGCATGGACTACGGCTTATAAGGGTAAAGTACAGTTAAATGCGGGAAGCAAATCTAATGTTTCTGAGGCTGAGGATAACAATATACCCGAAGCTGAATCCATACCTGAAACAACACCTTCTGCAGGAGAATACAGAGGAGGAGGAAGAGGAGGCAGAAGATTCGGAGGAAGAAGAGGTGGATTTAGGCCGAGGAGAGAGAGCGAAGGAGAGGAAGATGAATGA
- a CDS encoding vWA domain-containing protein, which translates to MSEDGFLRGVDYLDPLVKYRGERLGYTLKKLTGKDLQLEDGFLVDTYYIHYLPMPIPVTKEEVNKGKEVMYNFINMMLDSELVIKNRNYSIANSAVSMALSVSYIQNLIEELERIKRTSQSQEEREMAEQILNGLMKGSGGKESNTKNNEENQKMERLMKQVHEKALSKAVEDAEAVKNMQRIVGGNGAGTGSILNFEGEIHEVLRLARNTEIKKILEFLNGMPRLGSYTKKRTVRYARGELHGYEKGSDLERIVYSELALPDELFYVKFADSDLLLYQKKIKEALGPIYLLLDKSGSMDGEKIIWAKAVALSLYNRARRENRDFYIRFFDNIPYPLIKVMKNAKSKDVIKMIEYIGKIRGGGGTDISRSIISACEDIKEGHVKGVSEVILLTDGEDKIAETTVRRSLREANSVLISVMIRGDNADLRRIADKYLVVYKLDHDDLLRVVET; encoded by the coding sequence TTGAGCGAGGATGGTTTTTTAAGAGGAGTCGATTATTTAGATCCCTTAGTTAAATATAGAGGAGAAAGGTTAGGTTACACTCTTAAGAAACTCACCGGTAAAGATCTTCAACTAGAAGACGGATTTTTAGTAGATACTTATTACATTCACTATTTACCTATGCCAATTCCAGTTACGAAAGAGGAAGTAAACAAAGGAAAAGAGGTAATGTATAACTTCATTAACATGATGTTGGATTCTGAGTTGGTTATAAAGAATAGAAACTACTCCATTGCTAACTCAGCAGTTAGTATGGCTCTATCTGTAAGTTACATTCAAAATTTGATTGAGGAGCTAGAGAGAATCAAAAGAACATCCCAATCACAAGAAGAGAGGGAAATGGCAGAACAAATATTAAACGGTCTAATGAAGGGGAGTGGCGGAAAAGAGAGCAATACCAAAAATAATGAAGAGAATCAAAAGATGGAGAGACTAATGAAACAAGTACATGAAAAAGCATTGAGCAAAGCGGTAGAAGATGCTGAGGCAGTAAAGAACATGCAAAGAATAGTAGGAGGAAATGGTGCAGGTACTGGTTCTATACTTAACTTTGAAGGAGAGATTCACGAGGTCTTAAGACTAGCCAGAAACACCGAGATTAAGAAGATATTGGAGTTCCTGAATGGAATGCCAAGGTTAGGTAGCTACACTAAGAAGAGGACTGTAAGATATGCTAGAGGAGAATTGCACGGTTATGAGAAGGGTTCCGATTTAGAAAGGATCGTTTATTCAGAGTTAGCGTTACCTGACGAGTTATTTTATGTGAAATTCGCTGACTCGGACTTACTATTATATCAGAAGAAGATTAAGGAAGCGTTAGGTCCTATATATTTACTTCTGGATAAATCTGGAAGTATGGATGGTGAGAAGATCATTTGGGCAAAAGCCGTTGCCCTATCCTTATATAATAGGGCAAGGAGGGAGAATAGAGATTTTTACATCAGGTTTTTTGATAATATACCATATCCATTGATAAAAGTTATGAAGAACGCTAAGAGCAAGGATGTAATAAAAATGATTGAATATATAGGCAAAATAAGAGGTGGGGGAGGTACTGATATAAGTAGATCCATAATTTCAGCATGTGAGGACATAAAAGAAGGTCATGTTAAGGGTGTTAGCGAGGTGATATTACTAACAGACGGTGAAGATAAGATAGCTGAGACCACAGTTAGAAGGTCATTAAGAGAGGCTAACTCTGTTTTAATAAGCGTTATGATCAGGGGAGATAATGCTGACTTACGTAGGATTGCAGATAAATATCTAGTAGTTTACAAACTTGATCATGATGATTTATTGAGAGTTGTTGAAACTTAA
- a CDS encoding AAA family ATPase translates to MLSAPFVGREEEARVLTLALLSKEHVILIGEPGTAKSALARRAADLMSAKFFMYLLTKYTEPAELFGALDVNALKQGIYKRITKDRLPESEIAFLDEIFNANSAILNALLSLLNERVIYDGYNVIKVPLRTLISASNRVPDEPELDALYDRLLLRHYARPVSEDQWKDLINSAWDYEFSDKWHISQTIMTVSQLDELYSLIPQVDLSAVKSKLLKLYAMLEEKGIHLTDRRKGKVLKIAASHALLNGRLKAIEEDLIVLKYIAPKEIDDFEKVSALLSEELKTPIKYMKELNEIYSNIKEATKYVDAANESDPRLVELIRSLRATRDRVIALGKESGDEKVEEFSKDVINEIDKLLEKVARKLGIYP, encoded by the coding sequence ATGTTATCTGCCCCATTTGTAGGCAGAGAAGAGGAAGCAAGAGTATTAACGTTAGCATTACTCTCCAAAGAGCACGTAATACTAATTGGTGAGCCAGGAACTGCCAAATCAGCTTTAGCTAGAAGAGCTGCAGATCTAATGAGTGCAAAATTCTTCATGTATTTGTTAACCAAGTATACCGAGCCTGCAGAATTATTCGGAGCATTAGATGTAAATGCACTGAAGCAAGGCATATACAAAAGGATTACCAAGGACAGATTACCAGAATCAGAAATTGCCTTCCTCGATGAGATTTTTAATGCAAATTCTGCTATATTAAACGCGCTGTTATCCTTATTAAATGAGAGAGTTATATATGACGGTTATAACGTTATAAAAGTTCCTCTACGAACACTAATAAGCGCAAGTAACAGGGTTCCAGATGAGCCAGAATTAGACGCATTGTATGATAGATTGTTGTTAAGGCACTACGCAAGACCAGTAAGTGAAGACCAGTGGAAGGACCTTATAAATTCAGCATGGGACTATGAGTTTTCAGACAAATGGCATATAAGTCAAACAATCATGACCGTATCTCAATTAGACGAGTTATACTCTCTAATACCTCAAGTAGATCTGTCCGCTGTAAAATCGAAACTACTAAAGCTTTACGCAATGTTAGAGGAAAAAGGTATACATTTAACGGATAGAAGGAAGGGGAAAGTTTTGAAGATAGCTGCATCTCACGCTTTACTGAATGGTAGGTTGAAGGCTATAGAAGAGGACTTGATTGTTCTGAAGTATATTGCACCCAAAGAGATTGATGATTTTGAAAAGGTGTCCGCCCTATTATCAGAGGAATTAAAAACACCAATTAAGTACATGAAAGAACTTAATGAAATCTACTCTAACATAAAAGAGGCAACAAAATATGTGGATGCTGCTAATGAGTCTGATCCCAGGTTAGTGGAGTTAATAAGAAGCTTAAGAGCTACGAGGGATAGAGTAATCGCTTTAGGTAAGGAAAGCGGAGATGAGAAAGTGGAGGAATTCTCGAAAGACGTAATAAATGAAATAGATAAGTTATTAGAAAAAGTTGCAAGAAAGCTGGGGATATATCCTTGA
- a CDS encoding PqqD family protein, whose protein sequence is MNFDEVKDLKPQKVGELIDVTKSGEEEGYVIKLSEEKVYELAPIAYYVWELCDGNRTVTEIVDRASNDTNLPSDQVREPILTVLDELKKAALIVM, encoded by the coding sequence ATGAATTTTGATGAAGTAAAAGATCTTAAGCCGCAAAAGGTAGGAGAACTGATTGATGTAACTAAAAGTGGAGAAGAAGAAGGTTACGTGATAAAGTTATCCGAAGAAAAGGTTTATGAGCTTGCACCTATAGCTTATTATGTTTGGGAATTATGTGATGGTAATCGAACTGTGACCGAGATTGTTGACAGAGCGAGTAATGATACAAATCTTCCGTCTGATCAAGTTCGAGAGCCAATTTTAACTGTATTGGACGAGTTGAAAAAAGCCGCATTAATCGTTATGTAA